CGCGTCGCGGGCACCAACGGCGACGCCTACGACTATCTGAACGAATCGATCCGCGAGTGGCCGGATCAGAAGAAGCTCGCGGCCTGGATCCGCGAGGCGGGGTGGACCGAGGTCCAGTACCGCAACCTCTCGTTCGGCATCGTCGCGCTGCACCGGGCGTTCAAGGCCGCGTGAGCGCGCGGCGAACCGGTGTCCCCGACGACGGTAGGCTGAGATCGTGACTTCGAGCCGCGTTGCCCCGGGTTCGCGACTGGCGAGCCGTCTCGGTTTCAGCGACCGTGTCTTCATCGGCACCGCCGGCCGGCGTATCGCCCAGGCGATCGAAGACGGACTCGAGCGTGTCGAGACGGGCCTCGCCGACGACGTGCGCGTCGCCGATCCGCTGGCGGATGCCGCGAGCCGCTACCTCTACGAGGCCGGAGGCAAGCGCATCCGGCCCGTGCTGACGCTGCTCGCCGCCCAGCTCGGCGACGGCAACACCGAGCAGGTCATCGACGTGGCGAAGGCGCTCGAGATCACCCACCTCGGCTCGCTGTACCACGATGACGTCATGGACGGCGCCGACCGCCGACGGGGCGTCCCGGCGGCGCAGACGGTGTGGGGCAACAACATCGCGATCCTCACGGGAGACATCCTGTTCTCGCGGGCGAGCCAGCTGATGTCCCGTCTGGGCGAGCGGGCGATCCGCCTGCAGGCCGACACGTTCGAGCGTCTGGTCCTCGGACAGATGCACGAGACGATCGGCGCTCAGCCCGACGACGATCCCATCGAGTTCTACATCCAGGTGCTCGCCGACAAGACCGGCTCGCTGATCGCCGCGGCGACGCAGGGCGGCGTCATCTTCTCCAATGCCCCGGCCGAGTACGAAGAGCCGCTGCGCGTCTACGGCGAGAAGATCGGCGTGGCCTTCCAGCTGCTCGACGACGTCATCGACCTGTCGGCGAAGCCCGAGGACACCGGCAAGGTGCCTGGCACCGACCTGCGTGCCGGCGTACCGACAATGCCGTATCTGCTGCTCAAGGCGCAGCGCGACGACGCGTCGACCGATCTCGCCGTCCGCATCGATGACGGCGTCGCCCGCATCGCCGACGGCGAGGACCCGGCGATCCTCGACGGGCCGCTCACCGAGCTGCGTGACCACGCCAGCACCCAGAAGACTCTCGCGCTCGCGCATTCCTGGACCCAGGATGCGATCGACGCGCTCGCCCCGCTTCCGCGCGGCACCGTGCGCGAGGCGCTCACCCGCTTCGCAGAGACCCTCGTCGAACGCTCCAGCTGAGGTGCCGCGGCCGACATGCCGCGCCGCCGGACGTGACGGCATACGAAAGGACCCCTTATGACCAAGCTCAGACTGGCCATCGTCGGAGCGGGCCCCGCCGGCATCTACGCCGCCGACATCCTGCTGAAGGCGGAGCGCAAGTTCGACGTGTCCATCGACCTGTTCGAGCAGCTCCCCGCACCGTACGGCCTCGTGCGCTATGGCGTGGCGCCGGATCACCCGCGCATCAAGGGCATCATCAACGCGCTCCGTGACGTGCTGGACCGCGGCGACATCCGCCTCTTCGGCAACGTGCGCTTCGGCGAGGACATCACCCTCGACGACCTCAAGAAGCACTACAACGCGGTGATCTTCGCCACCGGAGCGATCCGCGACACCTCCCTCGACATCCCCGGCATCGACGCCGTCGCCTCGTACGGTGCGGCGGACTACGTCAGCTGGTTCGACGGTCACCCCGACGTGCCACGCGAGTGGCCACTGGATGCGGCATCCGTCGGCGTGCTCGGCAACGGAAACGTCGCGCTCGACGTGGCTCGGATGCTGGCGAAGCACGCCGAGGATCTGCTGGTCACCGAGGTCCCCGAGAACGTCTACGAGGGGCTCAAGGCCAGCGCGGTCACCGACGTCCACGTGTTCGGCCGCCGCGGCCCTGCTCAGGTGAAGTTCACGCCCCTCGAGTTGCGCGAGCTCGGCGAGCTCCGCGACGTGGACATGGTCGTCTACGACGAGGACTTCGACTACGACGAGGCATCGAAGGATGCCGTCGCCAGCAACAAGCAGGTCATGGTCATCGACCGTATCCTGCAGTCGTGGCGCAAGCGCCCGTCCGTCAATGACGCCAGAGGCGACGGCGAGAACGTCGGCGGTACGGCATCCCGTCGCCTGCACCTGCACTTCTGGGCACGCCCGGTGGAGGTCCGCACGGACGAGGCCGGCCGGGTGGCGGCCCTCGTCTACGAGCGCACCAAGCCCGACGGCCAGGGCGGCGCCGTGGGAACCGGTGAGATGCGCGAGGTCCCGCTGCAGGCGCTCTACCGCGCGATCGGCTACTTCGGCTCGCCGCTTCCGGGAGTGCCCTTCGACAAGAAGCACGGCGTCATCCCGAACCGTGAGGGCCAGGTGCTCGCCAAGGATTCCAACCAGCAGATGACCGGCATCTACGCGACCGGCTGGATCAAGCGCGGCCCCGTAGGACTCATCGGGCACACGAAGTCCGACGCGATGGAGACCGTACGCCACATCATCAACGACCAGGGGTCGTGGTGGCACCCGGAGGACCCGTCGGAGGAGGCGATCCCGGCGTTGCTGCGCGAACGCGGGGTGCGCTGGACCGATCTCGAGGGCTGGCATCGCCTCGACGAGCACGAGGTGGCCCTGGGCGCCCCGCAGGAGCGGGCCCGCGTCAAGGTGGTTCCCCGCGACGAGATGGTGCGGGTCTCCCGGGCGGAGTGACCGTCACCCGATCGTTGTCGTCCGGATGCGGGGCGGAGTGAAGGCTCGACTCTAGGCTGAGCGCATGCGACTGCGCTCTCTGCTCGTCCTCGGCACGGCTGCTCTGCTGCTCGTCTCCGGGTGCACAGCCGAGCCGACTCCGAAGCCGACGGCGACCTCGTCTGCGACGGCGTCACCCACGCCGACGCCGACGCCGACACCGGAACCCCTCGCCGACCCGGACGCCGCGTTCGATGTGACATGTGACGATGTCGCGGACGCGATGGCCGCGCTCGTGGGCGAGCCGCCGACTCCGGTGCAGCCGGTCATGTCCATCATCTCGACGATGAGCTGGCTCCCCGGGCCGGCGCAGCACATGTTCCAGCGTGCGGGCGGCATCGCCTGCTCCGCGGGTGATGATGCGCGGAACTGGGAGGTGACGATCGTCCCTGACGCGCAGGCGGTGATCGACGGTGCGGCGGAGCGTCAAGGATGGTGGGGCGAGAGCGCCGATTGCAGCGAGGGGATGTGTCGGTTCGAGATCGTCGACTCGGACGTGCTGCTCTCGGCGTTCGTCGACGATCCCGCGCTCGGGGCCGATGACACGGGCCGCATCGAGGAAGGGCTGCGACGACTGGCAGCACGGGCTGCGGCGACCGGGCACGCGGTCGAATACGTCGACAGCGACATCGTCGGTCTCGCGTGCGATCGCTTCATCACGGTGGAGCAGGTGGCCGAATCAGTGGGCGAAGGCGTGGTGCTCTTCGCTGACTTCGGGGGGTGGGGGATACCCGCAGAGATCTACCACTACGTCAACGGCTCTCGCATCTGCTACTACACCTCCACTGAGGGGAACAGCGAGTCCCTGAGGAGCTATCTCATGCTCACGACACTTCCCGCGGGAGCCTGGGCGTTCGAGAAGCTCGAGGGGGACCCGGTGGAGGTGCCAGGAGCGGATGCTGCCAAGGTCAGCGCCGGCGAGCACGGTCAGAGGGTACTGGACCTGCGTGTCGGCCCCGACTGGATCCGGCTGATGACCTACGACAACGGCGCGGGGGCCGACGACCCGCTCCCGCTCGCGGAGACGGTGGTGCGCAACCTCACGGTCGGACACACCGCTCCCGAGTAGCCCGCAGGCCGTCGGATAGCCTGGCGGCATGCCTGACTGGATACCGGACGTCCTCGGCGACGAGTTCGAGCAGTTGACGCTCGAGCTGGCGGAGGACGACGAGGGGCCGGTCGTCGCGACCCTCGTCCGTGCGCTCCCTGCGCGGTCGCGCTGGTGGGAACGCCTGACGCGGGAGCGTGGCGCGCTGGAGGATGTCGACGTCCTCTACATCCACGGCTGGTCGGACTACTTCTTCCAGAAGCGGCTCGCGAGGTTCTGGACATCGAGGGGTGCGCGATTCTTCGCCCTCGACCTCCGCAAGTACGGGCGCAGCCTCCGCGACGGCCAGACCCCCGGGTACATCACCGACCTCGCCACCTACGACGAGGACATCGCGGCAGCACTGCACGCCATGGGGCGCGGCGGTGAGGGTGCTGCATCCGACCGACGGCTGATACTCCTCGGACATTCCACGGGCGGCCTCACCCTCAGCCTGTGGGCGTCCAGACACCCGGGGGCGGTGGATGCCCTGGTGCTGAACAGCCCCTGGTTGGAGTTCCAGGTCGCGTCGGCGCGGCCGCTGATCGCACCGGTGGCGGAGCTCCAGGCGCGCTGGGCGCCACGGGAGGTCGCGCCGCAGGTCGATCTCGGCTTCTACACGCGTGCCCAGCAGGAGGTCTCCGATCCGGATGACCCGGTCGAGGTGAACCTGCTGTGGCGCCCGGCTCAGACCATGGCTGTGCACGCCGGGTGGTTCCACGCGATCCTCAGCGGTCACGCCAAGGTCGCCGCCGGGCTCTCGGTCGACGCACCGGTGTGCGTGCTGCTCTCGGCGCGTTCGGCGACTCCGACGCGGTGGTCCGAGGACCTGACCCGTGCCGACTCGGTTCTCGTCGTCGACGACATCGCCAGAGCCGCGCTGAAGCTCGGCCCCTCGGTCACCGTCGAGCGAATCGATGGTGCGCTGCACGACGTCTTCCTCTCCCGCCACGAGGCGAGAGAGGAAGCGTATCGACGTCTCGACCGGTGGGTCAGAGCGTGGTCCGCCGTGCGCGAGCGTCAGACGTAGTGCATGAGGCGCGCGAAACGCTCCGCCTCGTCGGCGTCGCCACGCAGCACCGCGTCGTGGAAGTCCCGATAGACCTGCAGCATCCGCTCCCGGTCGTCTTCGGGAACGCTCCACCCGCGCAGGTTGCGGAACAACGCCATGCTCGCGTCGTTGATCAGCACCTGATGCTGCAGGTTGCGGCTGCGCTCGCTCAGGAAGGAGAACACCGCCCACCGCGTGTTGGAGATGTGCACGTCGTCATCGAGCCTGGTGTACATCTGCTCGATCAGCGACGCGAGACTCTGTCGCTCGTGCGGCGTCATCCTTGCGACGCCCATACGGGCCGCCATTCCCGCCTGATACCCGGCGAACTCGAGCGTCTGCTCGACGATCTCCGGCGTCACCGCGGTGACCTCCGTGTAACGGCTCGGGTACATCGTCACGAGTCCGAGGCGCTCGAGGCGCTGTAACGCCTCTCGCACCGGAGTTCGTGACACATGCAGCTCTTCCGCGACGTCGACATCGCGGATGCGATGTCCAGGCTCCAGCACACCTTCGACGATCTGTGCGCCGATGTGCTGGAAGACCTCCTCCGCTAAGAGCTGCTTGCTTTCTCGAATGCTCGTCAATGAGCTGTTGTTGCTCATGGATTGCCCCCAGTTGCTTTCCAGATCCGGGCCCCCCATGATGTGCCCGGACGGCCACTACATCACGAAGTAGATCGCGATGCCAACAATCCACAGATGCACTTTCGGCGGGTGCCGCACACCCCCCGGCGGTGCGTCATCGCGGGATTCGATACGGATGACTCTCCGGCTCTCGAGTCGTCACACTCGTCGGCCGGTGACGGCGGCGCGCCGAGTGAGCCCTACCGCACTCCACGCCGACATGGCGAAGGCCGCACTCGTGCGGGCGCGCGGGAAGAGGCTCGGCAGTGCCATGGATCGCCGGATCGTCTATCGCATCGGGACGCGACAGCATCCAGTCTCGGGCACTGACACCCATATATCGGAATGCGATCCGCTGAGTACAGCGAAGGGGGCGGATGCCGCGCATCCGCCCCCTTCGTCGCACGCCGTCAGCGGTAGTTGATGAACTGCAGATCGAGATCGAGGTCGGCGCCCTTGAGCAGTGCGATCACGGACTGGAGGTCGTCGCGGCTCTTGGACTGCACGCGGAGCTCGTCGCCCTGGATCTGGCTCTTGACGCCCCTCGGGCCCTCGTCGCGGATGAGCTTGTTGATCTTCTTGGCGTTCTCGGACGAGATCCCGTCCTTGAGGGAGGAGACGATGCGGAACTCCTTGCCGCTGGCGAACGGCTCGCCGGACTCGAGGCTCTTCAGCGAGATGCCCCTCTTGATGAGCTTGGTCTGGAAGACGTCGAGAACGGCCTTCGCGCGTTCCTCGGTGCTGGCGATGATGAGGATCTGCTCGCCGCTCCAGGCGATCGACGCTCCAGTGCCCTTGAAGTCGTATCGCTGCTCGATCTCCTTGCGGGCCTGGTTGAGAGCGTTCTCCGCCTCCTGGTGATCCACTTTCGAGACGATGTCAAATGAGCTGTCAGCCATACCGAAAGTGTATCGACACGGAGGATTCCACGCTCGCATGGAAGCGTTTCCATGTCCTTGCACGCGAGAACTCGCGGTCACAGCTTGATATCGAAGCGCGTTTGCATTGCGAACCTCAACGTTCTCGTTGCATACTGTAAGCGCTTGCAGTCCTTGCAGGCCCACTGTACTCAGAGAGGCACACACCAATGAAGGTGAACAAGAGGGGCATCGTCGCCGCCGGCGTGATCGCGATCGTTTCGACTCTTTCCCTGGCCGGCTGCTCGACCGCGACCGAGGGCGGCGACTCGTCCGACGCCGAGGGCGGCGGCACGCTGACCGTCTGGGTCGACGCCGAGCGCGTCGATGCGCTGAAGAGCGCAGCCGAGTCCTACGAGGACAAGACCGGCGTCAAGGTCAAGCTCGTCGGCAAGTCCGTCGACGACATGAAGGACGACTTCATCCAGCAGGTCCCCACCGGCAAGGGCCCCGACGTGGTCATGGGCGCGCACGACTGGCTGGGCGAGCTCTCCACCAACGGCGTCGTCGCCCCGCTCGAGCTCGGCGACTCCTCGGGGGACTACCTCCCGGTCGCGCTCCAGGCGGCCACCTACGACGGCACCGTCTACATGCTCCCGTACGCGGTCGAGAACATCGCGGTGCTGCGCAATGCCGACATGGTCCCCGAAGCCCCGTCGAGCTTCGACGACATGGTGTCCCAGGGCACGTTCGTGGTCGAGCAGGGTGCCGAGGGCAACCCGTACCACCTCTACCCGTTCCAGACCGCCTTCGGTGCACCGGTCTTCGGGACTGACGACAGCGGCAGCTACGACTCCTCCGACCTCCAGCTCGGCAGCGAGGGTGGCACGGCGTTCGCCGACTGGCTCGCTGCGCAGGGCGCGGCAGGCACGCTGAACACCGACATCGACGGCGAGATCGCCAAGCAGCAGTTCCTCGACGGCACGGCGGCCTTCTGGCTGACCGGTCCGTGGAACGTGGGTGCAGCGACCGACGCCGGCATCAACGTCGCCATCGACCCCGTGCCCAGCCCCACCGGTGAGACGGCATCGCCGTTCGCCGGCGTGAAGGGCTTCTTCGTCAGCTCCGAGTCGAAGAACAAGGTCGCGGCGAACGACTTCCTGGTCAACTACATCGGCACGGAAGACGTCCAGCTCGAGCTGTTCAAGGCCGGGAACGTTCTTCCCGCACTCACCGCGGCCGCCGACTCCGCGGCATCCGACCCCATCATCGCCGGCTTCCAGGCCGTCGGTGCGGACGCGGTGCCGATGCCGGCGATCCCCGCGATGGGCTCCGTCTGGGAGTTCTGGGGTGTCGCAGAGGCAGCCATCATCAACGGCTCCGACCCGGCGACGACGTGGCAGAAGCTCGTCGACGACGTGACCGCGGCGATCAAGTAACACACTCACGCACCAGCCCTGCCGGGGCGGACCTCGTCCGCCCCGGCAGCTCGACGACGGGGACGAGATGACAGAGACCGCTGAGCCCACGGCTCCACTCACCAGGCGCCAGCGCCAGGCCACCAGGATTGCCGAGGCGGCGTCGGGGCCGATCGGCTGGATGCTGCTGAAGATCCTGCTGCTCGCCGTCGTCGATGCCATCGCGCTGTACGCGGTGTTCGTGCTCGTCGGCCAGCACGAATGGCTCGTGCTCGGCCTCGTGGTCGCGGTCACCGTGCTGGTGAACTACATCTACTTCTCGCGGAAGCGGGTGCCCGCCAAGTACCTCACCCCCGGGATCATCTTCCTGATCATCTTCCAGGTCTTCACGCTCCTGTACACCGGCTACATCGGCTTCACGAACTACGGCACCGGACACAACGGCACCAAGGATCAGGCGATCTCCTCGCTGCTCGCCTCCGCGCAGGAGCGCGTCGAGGACTCCGCGACATACCCGGTGACGGTGGTCGAGCAGTTCGGCACCTACGGACTCCTGGTGACGGATCCCGAGTCCGGAGAGGCCCTGCTGGGTACGGCGGAGCAGCCGCTGCAGGAGGTGGACGCCGAGTTCGCGAGTGGCCAGGCGATCTCCGTCGACGGATGGACCACGCTGCCGCTCGCGAAGGTCTTCACCCTCTCCGAGCAGCTCGAGAAGCTGTCGGTGCAGTTCAGTGAGGACCCCAACGACGGGGCCCTGAGAGCGCCGGACGGCCAGAAGGGCTACCTCTACATCTCCACCCTCGAGTACGACGCGGACGCCGACACCATCACCGACACCACCTCGGGCGTGGTGTACTCCGACACGGGTGAGGGCGCATTCGCGGCCGAGGACGGCACGGAGCTCCTGCCGGGCTGGCAGACGACCGTCGGGTTCGACAACTTCGTCCGCGCGGTCAGCGACGAGTCGATCCGCGGGCCGCTCATCTCGGTCACGATCTGGACGTTCGTCTTCGCCCTGCTCTCCGTCGCCACGACGTTCTTCCTCGGGCTCCTGCTCGCCCTGGTGTTCAACAACACCCGGATGCGGTTCCGCAACGGCTACCGGATCATCCTGATCCTCCCGTACGCGTTCCCCGCCTTCCTCTCCGCCCTGGTGTGGGCCGGCATGATGAACGAGAGCTTCGGATTCATCAACCAGGTGATCTTCGGCGGAGCCGAGATCCCGTGGCTGACCGATCCGACCCTCGCGAAGGTGTCGGTGCTGCTGGTGAACCTGTGGCTCGGGTTCCCGTACATGTTCCTCGTCTGCATGGGGGCACTGCAGGGCATCCCCGAGGATGTGAACGAGGCCGCGGTCATGGACGGCGCCAATCCCTGGCAGGTCTTCCGCCGCATCAAGCTGCCGCTGCTGCTCGTGACCGTCGCGCCGCTGTTGATCTCGTCGTTCGCCTTCAACTTCAACAACTTCAACCTGATCTACATGCTCACCAAGGGCGGTCCCCGCTTCGACGACGTGAGCATCCCGGTAGGACATACCGACATCCTGATCTCGATGGTCTACAAGGTCGCCTTCACGGGGCAGACCCGCGACTACGGACTCGCCTCCGCATTCACGATCCTGATCTTCATCGTGGTCGCGACGATCTCGATCGTCAGCTTCCGCAAGACCAAGGCCCTCGAGGAGCTGAACTGACATGAGCACCACGGACATCAGGGCCGCAGCCACGACGACGCCCGAACGCCGCATCGCCCCTCGTCGCCGAAGTGTCGGCGCCTGGTTCGCCGACACCGGGTGGCGTCACGTCGTCGCGATCATCGTCAGCGCGTTCGCGCTCTTCCCGCTGCTGTACGTGTTCTCGGCCTCCCTCAACCCGAGGGGAACGCTGACCGGCTCGAACCAGCTCTTCTCGGCCTTCGGCATCGACAGCTACGTGCGGATCCTGAGCGATCCGCAGAACCCCTACGCGAAGTGGTTCCTGAACACCCTGATCATCGCCGTCGTGACGGGCGCGGTGACCGTGTTCATCGGGGCGCTGGCCGCGTATGCCTTCTCGCGCATGCGCTTCGCCGGACGTCGGATCGGCCTCGTGACGATCGTGGTCGTCCAGATGTTCCCGCAGCTGCTCGCCGTGGTCGCGATCTTCCTGTTGATGTCGACCCTGGGGGACTGGTTCCCGGCCATCGGCCTGAACACGCACACGGGCCTCATCCTGGTCTACCTCGGTGGAGCCCTCGGCGTGAACACGTACCTGATGTACGGCTTCTTCAACACCCTGCCGATGGAGCTGGACGAGGCTGCCCGCATCGACGGCGCGGGTCATGCCCGGATCTTCTTCACGATGATCCTGCCGCTGGTGGCGCCGATCCTCGCGGTCGTCGCGCTGCTCTCGTTCATCGGGACGGTCAACGAGTACGTGATCGCGAGTGTCATGCTCGTCGACGTCGACCAGCAGACCCTGGTCGTCGGCCTCACGAAGCTCGTCGCCAACCCCCGCTACGCGGACTGGTCTGCGTTCTCGGCGGGCGCGGTCATGGCGGCCATCCCGGTGATGATCCTGTTCCTGTTCC
This genomic interval from Microbacterium hydrocarbonoxydans contains the following:
- a CDS encoding polyprenyl synthetase family protein; the encoded protein is MTSSRVAPGSRLASRLGFSDRVFIGTAGRRIAQAIEDGLERVETGLADDVRVADPLADAASRYLYEAGGKRIRPVLTLLAAQLGDGNTEQVIDVAKALEITHLGSLYHDDVMDGADRRRGVPAAQTVWGNNIAILTGDILFSRASQLMSRLGERAIRLQADTFERLVLGQMHETIGAQPDDDPIEFYIQVLADKTGSLIAAATQGGVIFSNAPAEYEEPLRVYGEKIGVAFQLLDDVIDLSAKPEDTGKVPGTDLRAGVPTMPYLLLKAQRDDASTDLAVRIDDGVARIADGEDPAILDGPLTELRDHASTQKTLALAHSWTQDAIDALAPLPRGTVREALTRFAETLVERSS
- a CDS encoding FAD-dependent oxidoreductase; its protein translation is MTKLRLAIVGAGPAGIYAADILLKAERKFDVSIDLFEQLPAPYGLVRYGVAPDHPRIKGIINALRDVLDRGDIRLFGNVRFGEDITLDDLKKHYNAVIFATGAIRDTSLDIPGIDAVASYGAADYVSWFDGHPDVPREWPLDAASVGVLGNGNVALDVARMLAKHAEDLLVTEVPENVYEGLKASAVTDVHVFGRRGPAQVKFTPLELRELGELRDVDMVVYDEDFDYDEASKDAVASNKQVMVIDRILQSWRKRPSVNDARGDGENVGGTASRRLHLHFWARPVEVRTDEAGRVAALVYERTKPDGQGGAVGTGEMREVPLQALYRAIGYFGSPLPGVPFDKKHGVIPNREGQVLAKDSNQQMTGIYATGWIKRGPVGLIGHTKSDAMETVRHIINDQGSWWHPEDPSEEAIPALLRERGVRWTDLEGWHRLDEHEVALGAPQERARVKVVPRDEMVRVSRAE
- a CDS encoding alpha/beta hydrolase; protein product: MPDWIPDVLGDEFEQLTLELAEDDEGPVVATLVRALPARSRWWERLTRERGALEDVDVLYIHGWSDYFFQKRLARFWTSRGARFFALDLRKYGRSLRDGQTPGYITDLATYDEDIAAALHAMGRGGEGAASDRRLILLGHSTGGLTLSLWASRHPGAVDALVLNSPWLEFQVASARPLIAPVAELQARWAPREVAPQVDLGFYTRAQQEVSDPDDPVEVNLLWRPAQTMAVHAGWFHAILSGHAKVAAGLSVDAPVCVLLSARSATPTRWSEDLTRADSVLVVDDIARAALKLGPSVTVERIDGALHDVFLSRHEAREEAYRRLDRWVRAWSAVRERQT
- a CDS encoding GntR family transcriptional regulator translates to MSNNSSLTSIRESKQLLAEEVFQHIGAQIVEGVLEPGHRIRDVDVAEELHVSRTPVREALQRLERLGLVTMYPSRYTEVTAVTPEIVEQTLEFAGYQAGMAARMGVARMTPHERQSLASLIEQMYTRLDDDVHISNTRWAVFSFLSERSRNLQHQVLINDASMALFRNLRGWSVPEDDRERMLQVYRDFHDAVLRGDADEAERFARLMHYV
- a CDS encoding YajQ family cyclic di-GMP-binding protein, with product MADSSFDIVSKVDHQEAENALNQARKEIEQRYDFKGTGASIAWSGEQILIIASTEERAKAVLDVFQTKLIKRGISLKSLESGEPFASGKEFRIVSSLKDGISSENAKKINKLIRDEGPRGVKSQIQGDELRVQSKSRDDLQSVIALLKGADLDLDLQFINYR
- a CDS encoding sugar ABC transporter substrate-binding protein, which gives rise to MKVNKRGIVAAGVIAIVSTLSLAGCSTATEGGDSSDAEGGGTLTVWVDAERVDALKSAAESYEDKTGVKVKLVGKSVDDMKDDFIQQVPTGKGPDVVMGAHDWLGELSTNGVVAPLELGDSSGDYLPVALQAATYDGTVYMLPYAVENIAVLRNADMVPEAPSSFDDMVSQGTFVVEQGAEGNPYHLYPFQTAFGAPVFGTDDSGSYDSSDLQLGSEGGTAFADWLAAQGAAGTLNTDIDGEIAKQQFLDGTAAFWLTGPWNVGAATDAGINVAIDPVPSPTGETASPFAGVKGFFVSSESKNKVAANDFLVNYIGTEDVQLELFKAGNVLPALTAAADSAASDPIIAGFQAVGADAVPMPAIPAMGSVWEFWGVAEAAIINGSDPATTWQKLVDDVTAAIK
- a CDS encoding ABC transporter permease subunit; protein product: MTETAEPTAPLTRRQRQATRIAEAASGPIGWMLLKILLLAVVDAIALYAVFVLVGQHEWLVLGLVVAVTVLVNYIYFSRKRVPAKYLTPGIIFLIIFQVFTLLYTGYIGFTNYGTGHNGTKDQAISSLLASAQERVEDSATYPVTVVEQFGTYGLLVTDPESGEALLGTAEQPLQEVDAEFASGQAISVDGWTTLPLAKVFTLSEQLEKLSVQFSEDPNDGALRAPDGQKGYLYISTLEYDADADTITDTTSGVVYSDTGEGAFAAEDGTELLPGWQTTVGFDNFVRAVSDESIRGPLISVTIWTFVFALLSVATTFFLGLLLALVFNNTRMRFRNGYRIILILPYAFPAFLSALVWAGMMNESFGFINQVIFGGAEIPWLTDPTLAKVSVLLVNLWLGFPYMFLVCMGALQGIPEDVNEAAVMDGANPWQVFRRIKLPLLLVTVAPLLISSFAFNFNNFNLIYMLTKGGPRFDDVSIPVGHTDILISMVYKVAFTGQTRDYGLASAFTILIFIVVATISIVSFRKTKALEELN
- a CDS encoding sugar ABC transporter permease, translated to MSTTDIRAAATTTPERRIAPRRRSVGAWFADTGWRHVVAIIVSAFALFPLLYVFSASLNPRGTLTGSNQLFSAFGIDSYVRILSDPQNPYAKWFLNTLIIAVVTGAVTVFIGALAAYAFSRMRFAGRRIGLVTIVVVQMFPQLLAVVAIFLLMSTLGDWFPAIGLNTHTGLILVYLGGALGVNTYLMYGFFNTLPMELDEAARIDGAGHARIFFTMILPLVAPILAVVALLSFIGTVNEYVIASVMLVDVDQQTLVVGLTKLVANPRYADWSAFSAGAVMAAIPVMILFLFLQRYIVGGLTAGATKG